Proteins from a single region of Bradyrhizobium diazoefficiens:
- a CDS encoding iron-sulfur cluster assembly accessory protein, with protein MINLTNNALNAVRGVISTSGASGLRITVESGGCAGFKYIMGLANETKSDDTVIERDGIKLFVDNDSHKYLAGTTIDFVLAQEGSGFTFDNPNSKASCTCGKSFS; from the coding sequence ATGATCAATTTGACAAACAACGCACTGAATGCGGTCAGGGGCGTGATTTCAACATCGGGAGCGAGCGGCTTGCGCATTACGGTGGAGTCCGGCGGCTGTGCCGGGTTCAAGTACATCATGGGCTTGGCCAATGAGACGAAATCCGACGATACCGTGATCGAACGCGACGGGATCAAGTTGTTCGTCGACAACGACAGCCACAAATATCTCGCCGGCACCACGATTGATTTCGTGCTGGCGCAGGAGGGCTCGGGATTTACCTTCGATAACCCGAACTCCAAGGCGAGTTGCACGTGTGGCAAATCCTTCAGCTGA
- a CDS encoding NifU family protein, with product MLAETKHPKQLPAAEADREQVIRAVLEEIRPNLKRDGGDCQLVAIDGTKIMVKLTGACVLCKLSAATLEGIQAQLIEKLGEFVRLIPVAGAPTAPH from the coding sequence ATGCTGGCCGAAACCAAGCATCCAAAACAACTGCCAGCCGCCGAGGCGGACCGGGAGCAAGTGATTCGCGCCGTCCTCGAGGAGATCCGCCCCAATCTAAAACGCGACGGTGGTGACTGTCAGCTGGTTGCGATCGACGGCACCAAAATCATGGTCAAGCTGACCGGGGCCTGTGTGCTCTGCAAGCTGTCAGCTGCAACGCTTGAGGGCATTCAGGCGCAGCTGATCGAAAAGCTCGGCGAATTCGTTCGCCTGATCCCCGTCGCCGGGGCACCCACGGCGCCACATTGA
- the nifS gene encoding cysteine desulfurase NifS: MLPFLTEQFGNASSAHGFGRQVAGAMRQARSSVQALLGAAYDDEIVFTSGGTESNNAAILSALSTQEGRDEIVTTSVEHQAILALVEQLAKSGVKVHLIAVDSRGRLDLEAFRSALGPRTAIASVMWANNETGTIFPVEHLAAWTRACGALFHTDAVQAVGKVSIDLKASEIDMLSMSGHKLHGPKGIGALYLRKGTTFRPLIWGGTQERQRRGGTENVPGIVGLGKAAELAAERLERARVRVAALRDRLERSILQSGHCEILGDPSDRLPNTTNIAFEGLDGEAILHHLNRAGIAVSLGSACSSGAMEPSHVLRALQVPAGSLHGAVRFSLSHETTAEEIDQVVRALSDILARLRGMSRELANPASNP, encoded by the coding sequence ATGTTGCCGTTCTTAACCGAACAGTTCGGCAATGCCTCCTCAGCCCATGGCTTTGGCAGGCAGGTCGCGGGCGCTATGCGGCAGGCACGCAGCAGCGTGCAGGCGTTGTTGGGGGCTGCCTATGACGATGAGATCGTCTTCACCTCTGGCGGGACGGAGTCCAACAATGCCGCTATTCTCTCTGCACTTTCGACGCAGGAGGGCCGGGACGAGATAGTCACGACCTCAGTCGAGCATCAGGCGATCCTGGCGCTGGTCGAACAGTTGGCTAAAAGCGGCGTCAAGGTTCATCTGATCGCGGTGGATTCGCGCGGCCGGCTCGACCTTGAGGCGTTTCGGTCGGCGCTTGGACCACGTACGGCGATTGCATCGGTGATGTGGGCCAACAACGAGACCGGCACCATCTTCCCGGTGGAACATCTGGCCGCCTGGACGCGTGCCTGTGGCGCGCTGTTTCATACCGATGCCGTGCAGGCCGTCGGCAAGGTATCTATTGACCTGAAGGCCAGCGAGATCGACATGCTGTCGATGTCCGGGCACAAGCTGCACGGACCCAAGGGGATCGGCGCGCTCTATTTGCGCAAAGGCACGACATTCAGGCCGCTGATCTGGGGCGGCACACAAGAACGCCAGCGCCGCGGCGGAACCGAGAATGTCCCGGGCATCGTCGGCCTCGGAAAAGCGGCTGAGCTTGCTGCAGAGCGGCTCGAACGAGCGCGCGTTCGCGTTGCTGCGCTGCGTGATCGACTGGAGCGGTCGATCTTGCAGAGCGGTCACTGCGAGATTCTTGGCGATCCCAGTGACCGACTGCCGAACACAACCAATATCGCCTTCGAGGGTCTCGATGGCGAAGCGATCCTCCATCACCTCAACCGCGCCGGCATTGCCGTGTCGCTCGGATCGGCCTGTAGCTCCGGCGCGATGGAGCCCTCGCATGTTCTGCGCGCCTTGCAGGTGCCGGCTGGTAGCCTGCACGGCGCGGTCCGCTTTTCGCTGTCCCATGAAACCACCGCTGAAGAAATCGACCAGGTCGTGCGCGCCCTGTCGGACATCCTGGCTCGTCTGCGCGGCATGTCCCGAGAGCTCGCTAATCCCGCCAGCAACCCGTAA
- the nifT gene encoding putative nitrogen fixation protein NifT yields MKIMIRRSPEAGLSIYVPKKDIEERIVESEHETLWGGWIRLSNGWVLYLPELASDTPLPITINAKRLGGNGDER; encoded by the coding sequence ATGAAAATCATGATCCGCCGCTCTCCCGAGGCGGGCCTGTCCATTTACGTGCCGAAGAAGGATATTGAAGAGAGAATCGTCGAATCCGAGCACGAGACGCTGTGGGGCGGTTGGATCAGATTATCGAATGGATGGGTGCTCTATTTGCCCGAACTGGCAAGCGATACGCCGCTGCCGATCACGATCAATGCTAAAAGGCTTGGCGGGAACGGCGATGAACGATGA
- a CDS encoding SIR2 family protein: MKAVPQITVLKGTDAEALLADVAARLRAGNIVPYLGPGLAALSKPDVPLTPDALATFFGAKVALPRRARGNAWAAAQYIESNKHRSTVTGLMAQAFAVPVEPTALHRHLAALRLPMIVDTWYDGAMRAALGKRDGWGEVQGITRAGIGEFRWYRFYGVDGNEVDSVAAGTWTTVLYKPHGGVLPARHFLISDADYVEVLTEIDIQTPIPGIVKQRRLGRSFLFIGCRFDDQLLRIYARQITKRSANVHYALVEPDALSRNERSFLLDQGLIPLAVPLPRAVEILLTN; the protein is encoded by the coding sequence ATGAAAGCAGTGCCGCAAATCACCGTTCTCAAGGGGACGGATGCGGAGGCGTTGCTCGCAGATGTTGCGGCGAGACTCCGTGCCGGCAACATTGTTCCCTATCTCGGCCCCGGCCTCGCCGCGTTATCCAAGCCTGACGTGCCACTGACACCTGATGCGCTGGCGACCTTCTTCGGCGCCAAGGTCGCGCTGCCGCGCCGGGCCCGCGGCAATGCCTGGGCTGCAGCACAGTATATCGAGAGCAACAAGCATCGGTCCACAGTGACGGGACTGATGGCTCAGGCGTTTGCCGTGCCGGTCGAACCAACGGCCTTGCATCGTCATCTCGCTGCGTTACGCTTACCGATGATCGTCGATACTTGGTATGATGGCGCGATGCGGGCCGCACTTGGCAAGCGAGACGGATGGGGCGAAGTCCAGGGTATCACCCGCGCTGGGATCGGCGAGTTTCGCTGGTATCGTTTCTATGGCGTCGATGGCAACGAGGTCGATTCCGTGGCGGCCGGTACCTGGACCACGGTCCTCTACAAGCCGCATGGCGGCGTGCTGCCGGCAAGACACTTCCTGATCTCCGACGCCGATTATGTCGAGGTCCTGACCGAGATCGATATCCAGACGCCGATTCCGGGGATCGTCAAGCAGCGGCGGCTTGGGCGGAGCTTTCTTTTCATCGGCTGCCGGTTCGACGATCAGCTCTTGCGCATTTATGCGCGGCAGATCACGAAGCGCTCGGCAAACGTTCACTACGCACTTGTCGAGCCGGATGCGCTCTCGCGAAACGAGCGGAGCTTCCTGCTCGACCAAGGCTTGATCCCGCTTGCGGTGCCGTTGCCACGCGCCGTCGAGATATTGCTGACCAATTAG
- the nifB gene encoding nitrogenase cofactor biosynthesis protein NifB: MDAVERGSRAKNARDGGEIVLAAEPKRSGTSTGRGKASCRAQAGRGDLPPATWNKVKTHPCYSVEAHHHYARMHVAVAPACNMQCNYCNRKYDCANESRPGVTSEKLTPEQATKKVLAVASRIPQMSVLGIAGPGDPLANPDKTFRTFELVAKAAPDIKLCLSTNGLALPDHVDTIARLNIEHVTITINMIDPEIGARIYPWIFYNHNRYSGIEAAKILTTRQLQGLEMLSARGILCKVNSVMIPGINGRHLIEVNKAVKSRGAFLHNIMPLIAAPEHGTVFGLKGQRTPTARELKALQDACEGEMNMMRHCRQCRADAVGLLGEDRSAEFTKEKIVTMTVNYDPEARKAYQAGIEEERRARIVARRENSGEHAGGTSDIKVLIAVATKGAGLINEHFGHAKEFQVYEVSRSGAKFVDHRRVGHYCQGGHGAQDDLAAIVRSINDCHAVFVARIGGRPTSELNKAGIEPVDQYAHEFIENSAIAWFSSYFEKVKSGKIQHVDRGDGAIRQDPMISVA; the protein is encoded by the coding sequence ATGGACGCAGTGGAGCGCGGCAGTCGCGCTAAAAACGCTCGAGATGGCGGCGAGATCGTGCTGGCCGCCGAGCCTAAGCGCAGCGGCACCTCGACCGGACGCGGCAAAGCGAGCTGCAGGGCGCAGGCAGGCCGAGGCGATCTGCCGCCGGCGACCTGGAACAAGGTGAAGACGCATCCCTGCTACAGCGTAGAGGCGCATCACCACTATGCCCGCATGCATGTTGCGGTCGCACCAGCTTGCAACATGCAGTGCAACTACTGCAATCGCAAATATGACTGCGCCAACGAATCGCGCCCGGGCGTGACCAGCGAGAAGCTCACCCCCGAGCAGGCGACCAAAAAGGTGCTCGCGGTCGCCTCCCGCATTCCGCAGATGAGTGTGCTTGGCATTGCCGGTCCCGGCGATCCCCTGGCCAATCCGGACAAGACCTTCAGAACTTTTGAGCTCGTGGCCAAAGCCGCGCCCGATATCAAGCTGTGTCTATCCACCAACGGGCTCGCCTTGCCCGATCACGTCGACACCATCGCCCGACTGAACATTGAGCACGTCACCATCACGATCAATATGATCGATCCCGAGATCGGTGCCCGGATCTATCCGTGGATCTTCTATAACCACAATCGATACAGCGGGATCGAGGCGGCGAAAATCCTGACCACGCGTCAGCTCCAGGGCCTCGAAATGCTCTCCGCCCGAGGCATTCTCTGCAAGGTCAATTCAGTCATGATCCCCGGCATCAACGGGCGGCACCTGATTGAGGTCAACAAAGCCGTGAAGTCACGCGGCGCGTTCCTGCACAATATCATGCCGCTGATCGCAGCACCCGAGCACGGAACCGTGTTCGGTCTCAAGGGCCAGCGCACTCCGACGGCCCGCGAGTTGAAGGCGCTGCAGGACGCATGCGAAGGCGAGATGAACATGATGCGCCATTGCCGCCAATGCCGCGCCGACGCAGTCGGACTGCTCGGCGAGGATCGAAGCGCGGAGTTTACGAAGGAGAAGATTGTGACAATGACCGTCAACTACGACCCTGAGGCGCGCAAGGCCTACCAGGCTGGAATCGAGGAGGAACGCCGCGCCAGAATAGTGGCCAGGCGGGAGAACTCGGGGGAGCATGCAGGCGGGACAAGCGATATCAAAGTACTGATCGCGGTCGCAACCAAGGGCGCTGGCCTCATCAACGAGCATTTTGGACATGCCAAGGAGTTCCAGGTGTATGAAGTTTCGAGATCCGGCGCCAAATTCGTCGATCACCGCCGCGTCGGTCACTACTGCCAGGGCGGTCATGGCGCGCAAGATGACCTTGCGGCCATCGTCCGCTCCATCAATGACTGCCATGCTGTGTTCGTCGCCAGGATCGGTGGTCGGCCTACGAGCGAACTCAACAAGGCGGGCATCGAGCCGGTCGATCAATACGCGCACGAGTTCATCGAGAACTCCGCGATCGCATGGTTCAGCTCTTACTTCGAGAAGGTGAAAAGCGGCAAGATCCAGCATGTCGACCGGGGTGACGGAGCGATCCGGCAGGACCCGATGATTTCGGTGGCGTGA
- a CDS encoding 4Fe-4S binding protein: MPFKIISSQCTGCSACETECPNVAIFEKGGTFVINPKKCTECIGHFEEPQCVAVCPVDKTCVVDTSLPRAQPPA; encoded by the coding sequence ATGCCGTTCAAGATCATTTCTTCGCAATGCACAGGCTGCTCCGCGTGCGAGACCGAATGTCCCAACGTGGCAATCTTTGAGAAGGGCGGAACGTTCGTGATTAATCCGAAAAAATGTACCGAATGCATCGGTCATTTCGAGGAGCCGCAATGTGTCGCGGTCTGCCCGGTCGACAAGACCTGCGTCGTCGACACCTCATTGCCGCGGGCCCAGCCACCGGCCTGA
- a CDS encoding nitrogen fixation protein NifZ — protein sequence MSNIVRDSDVIELDGPPAFNLGEKVKANRTVRNDGTYAGKEIGDVLAKKGEVGYVVSIGTFLQQFYVYGVEFLQTGNRVGMKCKELDSVDAPTELEGSLSREGPPS from the coding sequence GTGAGCAACATCGTCCGCGACAGTGACGTCATAGAGCTGGATGGACCTCCGGCCTTCAACCTTGGTGAAAAGGTGAAGGCCAACCGCACTGTTCGCAATGACGGGACCTATGCCGGCAAGGAGATCGGGGACGTCCTGGCCAAGAAAGGCGAGGTCGGCTACGTCGTTTCCATCGGCACGTTCCTGCAGCAATTCTACGTCTACGGTGTCGAGTTTCTTCAAACCGGCAACCGCGTCGGAATGAAATGCAAGGAACTTGATTCGGTTGACGCACCCACCGAGCTCGAGGGCTCCCTGTCGCGAGAAGGGCCCCCGTCATGA
- a CDS encoding DUF3024 domain-containing protein: MNAAVMKRAVVGLNAHPNEVDRKRIECALGSRRRYRYVSPGVRPVKGGYLIESPCCSRDIDKDGRVIDVALIHHDAVCGLWKLFCKDHARGSWQFHSVHQRLSAATDELNADLDRVFWQ, from the coding sequence ATGAATGCTGCGGTCATGAAAAGGGCAGTCGTCGGCCTGAACGCTCACCCGAACGAGGTCGATCGCAAGCGGATCGAATGCGCATTGGGCTCCCGCAGACGGTATCGTTATGTCTCACCTGGTGTGAGGCCGGTTAAGGGCGGCTATCTCATCGAGAGCCCCTGCTGCTCACGCGACATCGACAAGGATGGCCGCGTGATCGATGTCGCGTTGATCCATCATGACGCCGTATGCGGACTGTGGAAGCTCTTCTGCAAAGACCATGCGCGAGGAAGCTGGCAATTCCACAGCGTCCATCAGCGGCTGAGCGCGGCGACCGATGAGCTCAATGCCGATCTCGACCGGGTATTCTGGCAATAA
- the nifH gene encoding nitrogenase iron protein — protein sequence MAALRQIAFYGKGGIGKSTTSQNTLAALAEMGHKILIVGCDPKADSTRLILHAKAQDTILSLAANAGSVEDLELEDVMKIGYKDIRCVESGGPEPGVGCAGRGVITSINFLEENGAYEERDYVSYDVLGDVVCGGFAMPIRENKAQEIYIVMSGEMMAMYAANNISKGILKYASSGGVRLGGLICNERQTDKELELAEALAKKLGTELIYFVPRDNIVQHAELRRMTVLEYAPDSQQADHYRKLAGRIHNNGGKGIIPTPITMDELEDMLMEHGIMKAVDESIVGKSAAELAAS from the coding sequence ATGGCTGCACTGAGACAAATCGCGTTCTACGGCAAGGGCGGTATCGGAAAGTCGACCACGTCGCAGAACACGCTGGCGGCACTGGCCGAGATGGGTCACAAGATCCTGATCGTGGGCTGCGATCCCAAGGCGGACTCGACTCGCCTTATTCTGCACGCCAAGGCGCAGGATACGATCCTTAGCCTGGCGGCCAACGCCGGCAGCGTCGAGGACCTCGAACTCGAGGACGTGATGAAAATCGGCTACAAGGACATCCGCTGCGTCGAGTCGGGTGGTCCGGAGCCCGGGGTCGGATGCGCCGGGCGCGGCGTCATCACCTCGATCAACTTCCTGGAAGAGAACGGCGCCTATGAGGAGCGCGACTACGTCTCCTATGACGTGCTCGGCGACGTCGTCTGCGGCGGCTTTGCGATGCCGATCCGCGAAAACAAGGCGCAGGAAATCTACATCGTGATGTCCGGCGAGATGATGGCCATGTATGCCGCCAACAACATCTCCAAGGGCATTCTGAAATATGCGAGCTCAGGTGGCGTGCGGCTCGGTGGCCTCATCTGCAACGAGCGGCAGACCGACAAGGAGCTGGAGCTCGCCGAAGCTCTCGCCAAGAAGCTCGGCACCGAGCTGATCTATTTCGTGCCGCGCGACAACATTGTGCAGCATGCAGAACTGCGGCGCATGACTGTGCTGGAATATGCGCCGGACTCGCAGCAAGCCGATCACTACCGCAAGCTCGCGGGCAGGATCCACAACAATGGCGGCAAAGGCATTATCCCGACCCCGATCACCATGGACGAGCTCGAGGACATGCTGATGGAGCACGGCATCATGAAGGCCGTTGATGAGTCCATCGTCGGGAAAAGCGCCGCGGAACTTGCGGCATCGTAA
- a CDS encoding nitrogen fixation protein NifQ, with amino-acid sequence MVVETNDGSGQRGGGIASYRLLTGMHPADADISNDFSFDRHVLACILAAGVMESGLLFEKVGLSSDELAGLLEQEFPSVRIKGDDLLLGSKRDDNDEVTMVRDLLLAQRSTAGDTGRWLAAMIARRVMEPNHLWADLGLRDRGELSRLLNRHFGPLARRNVKSMRWKRFFYRTLCEDEGLILCTTPVCTECKDFHHCFGDESGESRMAERRRDGLVAPAAPVAGGS; translated from the coding sequence ATGGTTGTCGAGACGAATGATGGGAGCGGCCAGAGAGGTGGAGGAATTGCCAGCTATCGCCTCCTGACCGGGATGCACCCCGCAGATGCCGACATCAGCAATGACTTTAGTTTCGACCGCCATGTGCTGGCGTGCATTCTCGCGGCCGGTGTGATGGAAAGTGGTCTTCTGTTCGAGAAGGTCGGCCTGTCCAGCGATGAGCTGGCGGGCTTGCTCGAGCAAGAGTTTCCGTCGGTTCGGATCAAGGGCGATGATTTGCTGCTGGGTTCCAAGCGCGATGACAACGACGAGGTCACAATGGTGCGTGATCTCTTGCTCGCGCAACGATCGACGGCAGGAGACACCGGCCGTTGGCTGGCCGCGATGATCGCGCGCCGCGTCATGGAGCCAAACCATCTGTGGGCAGATCTCGGATTGCGCGATCGTGGTGAACTGTCGCGTCTTCTCAACCGCCATTTCGGGCCGCTCGCCAGGCGCAACGTTAAAAGCATGCGCTGGAAGCGCTTCTTTTATCGCACGCTCTGCGAGGACGAGGGCCTCATCTTGTGCACGACGCCGGTGTGCACCGAGTGCAAGGACTTCCACCACTGCTTTGGCGATGAAAGCGGTGAGAGCCGCATGGCCGAGCGCCGGCGCGATGGTCTGGTGGCGCCGGCCGCTCCGGTCGCGGGCGGCAGCTGA
- the nifV gene encoding homocitrate synthase, whose product MASNPSWSESARNQRTVLNDTTLRDGEQAPGVAFTTAEKVAIAGALARAGITEIEAGTPAMGNDEIASIRAIVEEGLPLTPIAWCRMREADVDAAIEAKVSMVNVSIPASDVQIAAKLGGNRKQALQRVERVVAYARERGLDVAVGGEDSSRADVEFLISLIATAKTSGARRFRIADTLSVLDPDSAYALIALLRATTDLELEFHAHDDLGLATANTLAAIRGGASHASVTVIGLGERAGNAPLEEVAVALRQLYGRDTGIVLPEVVDVAALVATAARRAIPLNKAIVGEHVFTHESGIHVDGLLKDERTYQALDPRLLGRSNRIVIGKHSGLSAITTLLCELQLAATTEQTRHILSRVRKYAIEHKRLVARETVAAIWRDVCECCSDWT is encoded by the coding sequence ATCGCTTCCAACCCGTCATGGTCCGAGTCGGCACGGAACCAGCGGACCGTGCTTAATGACACAACGCTGCGCGACGGCGAGCAGGCGCCTGGTGTTGCGTTCACCACGGCGGAAAAGGTGGCCATCGCGGGTGCGTTGGCCCGTGCAGGCATCACGGAGATCGAGGCCGGAACCCCCGCCATGGGCAATGACGAGATCGCTTCTATCCGCGCCATTGTCGAAGAGGGGCTGCCGCTCACCCCTATTGCTTGGTGCCGCATGCGTGAGGCCGATGTCGACGCGGCGATCGAGGCCAAGGTGTCGATGGTCAATGTTTCGATCCCGGCTTCGGACGTACAAATCGCGGCCAAGCTTGGCGGTAACCGCAAGCAGGCATTGCAGCGGGTAGAGCGGGTGGTGGCTTACGCCCGCGAGCGAGGGCTTGATGTCGCCGTCGGAGGCGAGGATTCCTCCCGCGCCGATGTCGAATTTCTCATAAGTCTCATCGCGACCGCGAAAACCTCGGGCGCGCGGCGGTTTCGGATCGCCGATACGCTCAGTGTCCTCGATCCCGATTCCGCCTACGCGCTGATCGCGCTCCTGCGCGCGACCACTGATCTCGAACTCGAATTTCACGCCCATGACGATCTCGGGCTCGCGACCGCCAACACGCTCGCTGCCATCAGGGGCGGCGCGAGCCACGCTTCTGTCACGGTCATCGGGCTCGGCGAACGGGCCGGTAATGCGCCGCTCGAGGAAGTTGCCGTCGCACTCCGGCAGCTCTACGGGCGCGACACCGGCATCGTGCTGCCGGAGGTCGTCGACGTCGCCGCGCTGGTTGCGACAGCGGCCAGACGTGCGATTCCTCTCAACAAGGCGATCGTCGGGGAGCATGTGTTCACGCACGAATCCGGCATTCATGTCGATGGGTTGTTAAAGGACGAGCGCACCTATCAAGCGCTCGACCCGCGTTTGCTTGGTCGCTCCAACCGGATCGTGATCGGCAAGCATTCCGGGCTCTCGGCCATCACCACGCTGCTTTGCGAATTGCAGCTCGCCGCCACCACCGAACAGACCAGACATATCCTGTCTCGAGTGCGAAAATACGCCATCGAGCACAAACGCCTAGTCGCGCGCGAGACGGTGGCGGCGATCTGGCGCGATGTTTGCGAGTGCTGTTCCGATTGGACGTGA
- the nifW gene encoding nitrogenase stabilizing/protective protein NifW has translation MSNAPQRAGILYRLNKACSAEEIFALLGVDYDPKIVNVARLHILKRMGQHLANEKFADAAEAEVAARCKAMLEQAYADFVASSPIDQRVFKVLKDAVAEPKRPAAFVPLSTLK, from the coding sequence ATGAGCAATGCACCCCAGAGGGCCGGCATCCTCTACCGGCTCAACAAAGCCTGCTCGGCTGAGGAGATTTTTGCGCTGCTTGGCGTCGACTACGATCCCAAGATCGTCAATGTCGCGCGCCTGCATATCCTAAAGCGCATGGGGCAACATCTCGCCAACGAGAAATTCGCCGATGCCGCGGAAGCGGAGGTGGCTGCACGCTGCAAGGCGATGCTAGAGCAGGCCTATGCCGATTTCGTCGCGTCTTCGCCAATCGACCAACGCGTCTTCAAGGTCCTGAAAGATGCGGTCGCGGAGCCCAAGAGGCCAGCCGCCTTCGTGCCGCTGAGTACGTTGAAATAG
- a CDS encoding electron transfer flavoprotein subunit alpha/FixB family protein, producing the protein MSNVIKGPTSAAAGRAATKKQLPDRFKGYKHVWVFVEQERGQVHPVSWELMGAGRKLADRLKVKLAAVVVGPEGETTRNAALEAFCYGADLTYLVADNVLSDYRNESYTKALSDLVEIYKPEVLLLGATTLGRDLAGSVATTLLTGLTADCTELDVDTDGSLAATRPTFGGSLLCTIYTLNYRPQMATVRPRVMPMPERVARDPGRIIVHPLGLVEDDIVTKVLSFIPDRDSAKSNLAYADVVVAGGLGLGSQENFQLVRQLAGVLGAEYGCSRPLVQKGWVTYDRQIGQTGKTIRPKLYIAAGVSGAIQHRVGVDGADLIVAINTDKNAPIFDFAHIAIVSDAMHLLPALTDAFRARLSPHSRDRIAS; encoded by the coding sequence ATGAGCAACGTCATCAAGGGTCCCACATCAGCCGCAGCGGGCCGCGCAGCAACGAAGAAGCAGTTGCCCGACCGGTTCAAAGGCTACAAACATGTCTGGGTGTTCGTCGAGCAGGAGCGCGGCCAGGTCCATCCCGTCTCATGGGAGCTGATGGGGGCGGGCCGCAAGCTTGCCGACAGGCTCAAGGTTAAGCTCGCGGCTGTTGTCGTTGGCCCTGAGGGCGAGACCACACGCAACGCCGCGCTCGAAGCCTTCTGTTACGGCGCCGATTTGACTTATCTCGTCGCCGACAATGTGCTCTCGGATTATCGCAACGAGTCCTACACCAAAGCGCTGTCCGATCTCGTTGAGATCTACAAGCCCGAGGTCCTGCTGTTAGGGGCAACAACGCTCGGCCGCGATCTTGCGGGCTCGGTCGCCACGACATTGCTGACCGGTCTTACCGCCGATTGCACCGAACTCGACGTCGATACGGATGGCTCGCTCGCGGCGACCCGTCCGACCTTTGGCGGCTCGCTGCTATGCACGATCTACACCTTGAATTACCGGCCGCAGATGGCAACCGTTCGCCCGCGCGTGATGCCGATGCCTGAGCGTGTTGCGCGCGATCCCGGCCGCATCATCGTCCATCCGCTCGGGCTGGTGGAAGACGATATCGTGACCAAGGTGCTGTCGTTCATCCCCGACCGTGATTCGGCCAAATCCAATCTTGCGTACGCCGACGTCGTGGTTGCCGGCGGGCTGGGGCTCGGTTCTCAAGAAAACTTTCAGCTGGTACGCCAGCTCGCCGGCGTGCTCGGCGCCGAATATGGCTGTTCCCGTCCGCTCGTGCAAAAGGGATGGGTCACTTACGACCGACAGATCGGCCAGACGGGTAAGACGATCCGACCAAAGCTCTATATCGCCGCAGGCGTTTCCGGCGCGATCCAGCATCGGGTTGGCGTAGACGGCGCCGATCTGATCGTCGCCATCAATACTGACAAGAACGCACCGATTTTCGACTTTGCCCACATCGCCATCGTCAGCGACGCCATGCATCTGTTACCGGCACTGACGGACGCGTTCCGTGCGCGGCTCTCGCCACATTCGCGCGACCGGATTGCGAGCTAA